The proteins below are encoded in one region of Gambusia affinis linkage group LG07, SWU_Gaff_1.0, whole genome shotgun sequence:
- the LOC122834606 gene encoding transmembrane protein 88, with amino-acid sequence MCGVDVDLDDGGSADEEKEEEFWVGDAVKMLPPPMAHSDGSAWGGRRGACGSAACGAVLVLWNLCVVSASALLLALVFSVVLLPAALLLYAGFLCHSRILDAPAAICRYLDDNSCSALIILGFVIMSPLVVLAAAVFCGLLRKFRLLLFLQPLSRARYRGRLLDWVGRVQAWV; translated from the exons ATGTGTGGTGTGGATGTGGACCTGGACGACGGCGGCTCAGCGGacgaggagaaggaggaggagttcTGGGTGGGGGACGCGGTGAAGATGCTGCCCCCCCCAATGGCGCACAGTGACGGCAGCGCGTGGGGCGGCCGCAGGGGAGCGTGTGGCTCGGCGGCCTGCGGGGCGGTTCTGGTCCTCTGGAACCTGTGCGTGGTGTCGGCCAGCGCTCTGCTGCTGGCGCTGGTCTTCTCTGTGGTGCTTCTGCCTGCAGCGCTGCTGCTGTACGCCGGCTTCCTCTGCCACTCCAGA ATCCTCGACGCCCCGGCAGCTATCTGCCGCTACCTCGACGACAACAGCTGCTCCGCCCTCATCATCCTGGGCTTTGTGATAATGTCGCCCCTCGTAGTTTTGGCGGCGGCGGTTTTCTGCGGGCTGCTGAGGAAGTTCCGGctccttcttttcctccagCCGCTCTCCAGGGCGCGGTACCGAGGGAGGCTGCTGGACTGGGTGGGAAGAGTCCAGGCCTGGGTGTGA